The region CATGACATGCACCGCAACTCGATCCGGCATCTGGCCGTAGGGTCCGACGGGCGTGTCGCTTTCGGGATGCAATGGCAAGGCGACGGCGATGCCCCCGCGCTTGTCGGGCTGCATCAGCAAGGAGAGACGCCGCTCTTGCTGGACGGTGCCGAAGATATGCACGGGTACATCGGCAGTATTGCTTTGTCGGACGACGGGTCCGAGATTGCCGTAACCTCGCCCCGTGCCGGTTTGGTGCAGGTATTTGACGCAGCAACCGCGTCATACACTCGCAGTATCGCGCTTACCGATGTCTGCGGTGTTGCCGCGGCACCGGAAGATTTTGTTGTGACCAGCGGTACCGGTATCGTTCAGCGCCTCTCTGGCAGGTTGAACCCGGAAAAACCGCTGATGTGGGATAATCACCTCGTCCGGCTTTAGGCCCCAGCGGGGCGGTTTGATGTCACCGGCTTACATCTTCGAAAACGCAAAAAGCCCCCGTGGCCGGCACCTTGGCCGGTCCACAGGGCAAAGTAGTAAGGGCCGGAGCAGGCCCGAAAATCGATTAAGCTGATGAACTCTAACCCGCGGAAATTCGCGCGTTGAGGGTTCACGAAAAAGGGAAAGCGCCGCATTCGATGCCCGTCTGCTGTTAAATCCTTTCAAATCATATCGGGTCGAACACGGTGCTTTCTCGGGCCCTGGCAGCGGCGAGGCATGCCGCCTTGACAGGGCAAACCAGTTAACTTTGACGCATACCTCCTTTCGTTGCCGGGCTTTTGCCCCACAAAAGGGCATCTATTGTTGTGGCTCCCATGTGGTCTGCCATCGCGCCGACCACCGTCTCGTTCACGCCGCTCAGGAAGTTCACAAGTTCCGTCAGCGTCAGCTCTTCGAGCAGCAGCTTGAGCGTGCCGGCACCGACATTGTGCAACAGCTCGTCCAGTTCTTCCGCCTCGAGCACATTCAACAGACGCGTCGCGGCAGGGGTGTCGAGGTTTGCAAGCAATACCGCAGCGCTGCCGACGCCAAAGGCGCGGTCGAATTCATCGGTGCCGAGGGCGGTCACAAAGGCGTCGATCTCGGCCGAGGTCGCGTTGTTCAGCGCGTCGGCCAGTTTGAAGGCTGTCTGCCCTTCGGCAGAGAAATCAAACACGGCGTCGATCAGATCTTCGGCCTGGGCAGCGACACCCACGAAGACCGCGCGGGCCCCGTTTTCCATCGTGATGATGACGTCACCGTCGCGCAAATCGCGGGAACCGGTCAGGCACATGGCAGCGCGCAGATCGGCGCGGGAAGAAAACTGACCCAGGAAGGTGATCGCATCGCCGCGGGCGACGTCAAAATTATTGACGACGATATGCGTGTCGGAGGGTACCACGATAAAGTCAGGCGTGGCGATGGTCATTGTCTCCTGGGTCAGGTCGGGTTGTGCAGCCTGGGGCGTGGCCCAGACATCTTGCACATGAGAGAAGCCAGCGTTGATCTGGATGGCCTGCGTCGGGTCCGCATCTGTCGGCATGACATAGCGGGCGCAGCGCATCCGGTCCGCCGCGAGTTTAAGCGCGGTGCTGTCGGCCGTGATGTCCAAGACGGAGTCGGTAGCGTTTCCCGAAACATGGATGCCAAGTACTGCACCCAAAACCGCCTCGCGCAGGGAGGAGTTGTTGGCGATCTGGGCCAGTTCTAGGAATGTTGCGTTTGCCATCGTCTTCACCTTGGATTTGTTGCAGCCTGTGTTTGGTGGCTGTTAAGATGAAATTAACGCTAAATCCCAAGGGCGTCGCGGGCCTAGGCGGGTAGTCCAAAACAGCTTGTGGCTATGGCGCTATCCCAAAGGATAGGTATCTGCTGCTGCACTGGCACTATTCACCCTGCCCTGCAGGCAGAAACGGAGTTTACCATTGCCAAAAAAGCCCGCCCCGCCTAGCCTTTTCGCAACTGCAAAAAGCGCCCGATCAACGAGGCGCAGCAAAAAACGCAGTGAGAGCAGTAGTGAAAGGACAGCACCAGACGACATCCAAGTTGCCATGCTCCGCAGCATATGCCGCGGGGGCGCAATGGAATCGATCGCTTTGGATGCTTTTACAAGTGGTTTGACGTTGTGATGTTTGATAGCAGGAGGCGGGCTTTGACTATGCTTTCCGGTGTCCGCAAAGCGACGAGATGAACCAGAAAGAGAATATGGCGGGCGCTAAAATCGTGAAACAGGGATGGGGCAAGCTGCGTCGAACGCTTTTGGGTGCCGCTATCGCCCTGATCGGTGCACTGCAACCGGCGGCTGGTCAGCAGGCCGACACGATGGATGCGCCCCGTGACATCACCATCGGTATTCTCGCCTCCGAAGGGATCACCCGCGCGCTGGACAGCTGGTTGCCAATGGCCGCCGCGCTGAACACCGCCGCACAGGGCGCAGAACTGAACTACCGTTTCAAGATCGCGCCTTACACCGACGCCACAATGATCAATAAAATCTCGCAAGGCGCGCTGGATTTCTTCCTTGTCGATCCCGCGGCCTTTGTCGTGGCAGAGGTCGAAAGCAACGCCCGCCCGCTGCTCTCTGTCGCCCAGATGTGGGAGGGACAGGTCTATGATAAAACCAGCGTCGTCGTCTTCACCACCGCTAACAGCGATATTCGCGCCATCCCGGATATCGCGGGTCGCAGCATCATGGGGGTGTCGGCCGATGAAATGACCGGCTGGAAGCTCGCGCTGCAAGAGTTTCGCAAGTACCGGCTGGATATCGACGATATCGCGTCCCGCGCGCTGTTCTCGGGCGGGAACCAACGCGAGGTCGTCTATGCCGTGCAAGCCGGTCTGGTGGATGTCGGCGTCGTGCGCGCCGGTGTGCTCGAAGCGCTGGCCCGCGACGGCGTGATCGATATGAACGATTTCCGCCCCGTGTCCCCTGTCGATCATCCAGGCTATCCATTCTGGGCCAGTACCATGTTGTACCCCGATTGGGTGCTGGGGACGATCCCCGGCGTGCCGCAGGCGGCGTTAACCATTCTTGTCGACACCCTGTTGGGCCAAGATACCGGCAGCCCCGAGGCGATTGCCGCCGGTGGCACCGTCTGGCTGCCCCCGCAAAATTATCAATCGGTGCACGAGCTGCTGATCTCTTTGCGCGCACGCCCCTACGAGAATTACCTGCAGCGTTCCGCCTTGCGCATTGCATCAACCTACAAGTGGCTGGTGTTGGGCACATTGCTGCTGATCGTGTTTTCGCTGTTGTTCCTGATTTTCCAACTGCGCGAAAACGCGCGACAGGCCCATGCCCGCAAGGATGTGCTGAAGTCGGAGGTTCGGTCCAAGCAATTTTATCGCAACGCGGTAGAGGCCCATACCGTGTTCTGCATGCTGAACCAGAACGGCGCGATCACCCATGTGAACGACCAGTTTGTCCAGGCCAGCGGCCGGTCCCGCGAGGCGCTGATCAGCACGCCGTTGGTTGATGTCATGGATGCCGGCAATCGCGGTGTGCTGACGGGCGATGTCTTGCCCGCCATGATGTCGGGCACCCCGTGGAAAGGCACCATCGTTCTGCATAAAACCGACGGCAAGGCGGTCTGGCTGCAATGTAGCTTTATTCCGATCACCGACGGCGAAAAACAGCTGCGCGAGATCGCGATTGTCGCTTCGGATATGACCAAGACCCGCGAAGGCGTGTCAGAGGCGCGGTTCAACAACACGTTGGAACTGTTGCAGGACCATGTTGTTGTCTTCCAGCCGCAAACCTATGCGGTGATGTATGCCAATGCATCGGTCGCACGACACCTGATGCGACATGATGAAAGCGACGACTGGCGCGGCAAGAGCCTGTCCGACCTGATTGGCAAACGGGATTATGACAGTCTGCGCGAACGCTGCGCCGGCCTTATCAAAGGGCCAGAGCGGCGCGTCACCTGGGAGGTCGAGGCGAAATCAGGCATCACCTACGACATCAGCCTTGAATATGTCTGCCCCGCCCAGGACGAACCGCGCTTCATCGCGATCTACCGCGATGTGTCGCAGCGCAAGGTGGCCGAAAAAGCAAAGACCGAATTCCTGTCCACCGTCAGCCATGAATTGCGCACGCCGCTGACCTCTATCAAAGGGGCCTTGGGGCTTGTGCTGTCAGGTGCCACGGGGCAGTTGCCTGACAAGATGAAGGGGCTCATCACCATCGCCGCCTCAAGCTGTGACCGGCTGATCCTGCTGATCAACAGTATTCTGGATATGGAGAAAATCGAAACCGGCACGCTTGATTTCCGGATGAAGACGCTGAACCTGTCCGAGACGCTGAATACGGCACTGGTGCCGAACCAGCTTTATGCCGAACGCGCAGGCGTATCGTTGCGCCGTGTCGATACCCCCGATGACGATGTAATGCTGACCTATGGCGACTCCAAACGCTTGGTGCAGGTGCTGGATAACCTCTTGTCCAACGCGGTGAAGTTTTCGGAACACGGCGGGGAGATCCTGATTGCACTGCACGCGGTCGGGGATCAGCTGCGCATTTCGATCCGCGACTTCGGCACCGGCATTCAGGCTGCCGCGCAGGCGTCGGTGTTTGAAAAGTTCACCCAAGGCGACAGTTCTGACAGCCGGTCCAAAGGGGGCACGGGGCTGGGGCTGACCATCGCCAAAGTCATCATCGATCACCATCAGGGACAGATCACGTTCTTCAGCCGCGAAGACGTGGGGACAGAAATTATCATCTCCCTCCCCCGCCTCGCGCAAGAGGACGCGCCAGCACCCGACACGCCGGTGCAAGTCGCCCCGCCAACGGCCTTTTCTGCCGCATTGGAACAACAGGCCCGCAAGACGCCGTCTGTCATCAAAAAGACCGCCGCGGAACATCTGGTGCAACAGATCACACGCGCGGGATACGGACCGGAGTTCGAGCTTGGCAAAGCCGACGTCGGACGTCTGGCCGCAGGTGTCGAAATCGTCGGCGCGCCGTTGCTGAATAAATGGATCACCCAGAACGAACGCGACACGCTCTCGCAGTTGATCGGCGCGGGCGCGATTGCGGATGCGGCGGTCTGTGTGATCGAAGCCGCCTCGGACACAGATCACAGCGCGGCGGCCAGCGCATCCACCGCTGTGGCTCAGTTGCGGGCATGGTTCGCCACCTGTGCCGAACCCATCGGCAATCCCGCGCAACCGCTGACCATCGCGGCGGTCGATCACCCGGATGTTGCCAGCTGGCTTGAAACCGAAAGCATCGTGACCTTTGACGATACTGTGGATCTCGCGAAATCAGTCGCGACGTCGCAGGCGGATGTCGTGCTGACCTTTGCCATCAACGATGGGTCGGCCAGCGTCATGGCGGTGCCAACCTCGCAAGGTTTGATGCCCTCGGGCTGGCCGGTCTGCGTGCTTGTCATCCGGAATGTAGAGAATAAGAATTCGCTGGGTGTGGTGTCAAAATTCAGCAGCGGGCGTTAAGGTAAAAAGCGTTACCGGCGCTGCAATGCGAACAGCGCGCGCGACGCGTCGTCTAGTGCGGCCTGTTCTGCCCTGTCGGCATCGGCTTTCGCCTCGGCTTGCGCTTTCGACAGCACCGTTTGCGTGGTCTTAAGCGCGCGGAACTGCGCGAAAAGCGCATCCTCTAGCGTGTCGATCTGCCCTGACAGCGCATCCCCCTCCGCCGCCAAGCCACGTTGTTGCCGGTCAACCGAGGATAGGTAGGCGGGCAAATAGGCCTGTGTTTCCAAGGTGCTACCCGTCTGTTCAGCAATCGCCCGCTGGGTCAGCGCCGCACTTTGTTCCGTCAGCGATGTTTGCTGTGCCCGCAAGCCCGAAAGCTGTGCCCCGATCGCATCCAGCTCGTGTTGCCGGATGGTGTTGATCAGCTTGAGCGCAGCGATCTGACGGCGTCCGGCCATGGGTTATGCGGCCTCTGGCATCTGCTTGCGAGCCTCTTCCATCTCGTAAAAGCTGGGCTGCAGGCTGGTCGGAATGTTACCGCGCCCGATCTCGGTGCAGATCGCGGGCGAATGGCCATGCAGGATCGCGATAAAGATGTCGCGGATCACGGCGTAGTAAATGCCGTCCTGCTCTTCGATGGCTTGCAGACGGTTGGCGACCGGAGAAACGAAAAGATAGGCAAGGAAAACCCCAAGGAATGTCCCGACCAACGCGCCGCCGATCATCGCCCCCAGAACCGCAGGCGGCTTGTCGATCGACGACATCGTCTTGATCACGCCTAAAACCGCCGCAACAATCCCGATGGCGGGTAGCGCGTCGGAGACGGTGGTCAGCCCGTGGGGGGCCACCAACGCTTCGTGGTGGTGCTTTTTCAGCTTGCGGTTAATGACATCTTCCGCCTGATACGGATCATCGAACTGCATCGCCAGCATACGGAAACTATCGGTGATCAGATCAATGGCAAAGTGGTCTTTCTGCAGCTTGGGGTACTGCGAAAAGATCGAACTTTCTTGCGGGTTTTCAATATGTTCATCCAGCGCGAGCATGCCATTTTGCTGGTACTTGCGGGCCAACGTATACATGAGGTTCAGCAGGTCCACATAGTCGCCCGAATTCCACTTGGGCCCCTTGAATGCCTTAACCAGCGCGCGCCCTGCCCCCGCGATATTGGCAAAGGAATTCGCCGCAATAAACGAGCCAAGCGCGGCACCGCCGATCATCATACCTTCGAACGGT is a window of Sulfitobacter pontiacus DNA encoding:
- the motA gene encoding flagellar motor stator protein MotA — translated: MTIILGFVVVMGMVFGGYMLSGGDMGIITHALPFEGMMIGGAALGSFIAANSFANIAGAGRALVKAFKGPKWNSGDYVDLLNLMYTLARKYQQNGMLALDEHIENPQESSIFSQYPKLQKDHFAIDLITDSFRMLAMQFDDPYQAEDVINRKLKKHHHEALVAPHGLTTVSDALPAIGIVAAVLGVIKTMSSIDKPPAVLGAMIGGALVGTFLGVFLAYLFVSPVANRLQAIEEQDGIYYAVIRDIFIAILHGHSPAICTEIGRGNIPTSLQPSFYEMEEARKQMPEAA
- a CDS encoding ATP-binding protein gives rise to the protein MNQKENMAGAKIVKQGWGKLRRTLLGAAIALIGALQPAAGQQADTMDAPRDITIGILASEGITRALDSWLPMAAALNTAAQGAELNYRFKIAPYTDATMINKISQGALDFFLVDPAAFVVAEVESNARPLLSVAQMWEGQVYDKTSVVVFTTANSDIRAIPDIAGRSIMGVSADEMTGWKLALQEFRKYRLDIDDIASRALFSGGNQREVVYAVQAGLVDVGVVRAGVLEALARDGVIDMNDFRPVSPVDHPGYPFWASTMLYPDWVLGTIPGVPQAALTILVDTLLGQDTGSPEAIAAGGTVWLPPQNYQSVHELLISLRARPYENYLQRSALRIASTYKWLVLGTLLLIVFSLLFLIFQLRENARQAHARKDVLKSEVRSKQFYRNAVEAHTVFCMLNQNGAITHVNDQFVQASGRSREALISTPLVDVMDAGNRGVLTGDVLPAMMSGTPWKGTIVLHKTDGKAVWLQCSFIPITDGEKQLREIAIVASDMTKTREGVSEARFNNTLELLQDHVVVFQPQTYAVMYANASVARHLMRHDESDDWRGKSLSDLIGKRDYDSLRERCAGLIKGPERRVTWEVEAKSGITYDISLEYVCPAQDEPRFIAIYRDVSQRKVAEKAKTEFLSTVSHELRTPLTSIKGALGLVLSGATGQLPDKMKGLITIAASSCDRLILLINSILDMEKIETGTLDFRMKTLNLSETLNTALVPNQLYAERAGVSLRRVDTPDDDVMLTYGDSKRLVQVLDNLLSNAVKFSEHGGEILIALHAVGDQLRISIRDFGTGIQAAAQASVFEKFTQGDSSDSRSKGGTGLGLTIAKVIIDHHQGQITFFSREDVGTEIIISLPRLAQEDAPAPDTPVQVAPPTAFSAALEQQARKTPSVIKKTAAEHLVQQITRAGYGPEFELGKADVGRLAAGVEIVGAPLLNKWITQNERDTLSQLIGAGAIADAAVCVIEAASDTDHSAAASASTAVAQLRAWFATCAEPIGNPAQPLTIAAVDHPDVASWLETESIVTFDDTVDLAKSVATSQADVVLTFAINDGSASVMAVPTSQGLMPSGWPVCVLVIRNVENKNSLGVVSKFSSGR
- a CDS encoding flagellar motor protein; its protein translation is MAGRRQIAALKLINTIRQHELDAIGAQLSGLRAQQTSLTEQSAALTQRAIAEQTGSTLETQAYLPAYLSSVDRQQRGLAAEGDALSGQIDTLEDALFAQFRALKTTQTVLSKAQAEAKADADRAEQAALDDASRALFALQRR